From a single Candidatus Melainabacteria bacterium genomic region:
- a CDS encoding nucleotidyltransferase domain-containing protein, translating to MTLEFQGIKDFELFLNQNNIFDLLGVDNIGIFGSFARGEPAHDIDLLLENITNKNKLIEIKEDLEKKIGKKIDVVIDQYTNPIILHRAKKDIIYVKKYKK from the coding sequence ATGACATTAGAATTTCAAGGCATAAAAGACTTTGAGTTGTTTTTAAATCAAAATAATATTTTTGATTTACTAGGAGTGGATAATATAGGAATCTTTGGATCTTTTGCAAGAGGTGAACCAGCACATGATATAGATCTTTTACTAGAGAATATTACTAACAAAAACAAACTAATTGAAATAAAAGAAGATTTAGAAAAAAAAATTGGAAAAAAAATTGATGTTGTAATAGACCAATATACAAACCCAATAATTTTGCATCGGGCTAAAAAGGACATAATTTATGTTAAGAAGTATAAGAAATGA